The genome window TCGCTCGCCAGATACTCGTAGACACCGACGAGATCGTCAGCAGAGCCGAGCCCGAGCGGATGCTTGACCCGCGTCGCCTCGATCGCCTCGGCAGGCAGCTCCCCGTGCATCGCAGAGAGGAACGTTCCCGGGCACACGCAGTTGACGCGAATGCCATCACGCGCATACTCGACAGCGGCCACCTTGGCCAGCTGGATCACTGCAGCCTTGGTGGCACAGTACGGCGCGGCATGCGTCCATGCCGTGATCCCCGCGACCGATGCGGTCAGGATGATCGACCCCGACTGCTGCCGCCGCATGACCGGAGCGGCTGCCCGAATCGCATTCACGGCACCCATCACATTGACCCGGAAGGCACGCTCCCATTCTTCCGTCGCCAGATTGTGAATCCGTCCGTTGGCGTTGAGCACCCCGGCGTTGCTGATGAACACGTCGAGACGCCCGAAGGTCTCGACCGCCCGTGCGACCACGTGCTCGACCTGCGCCAGATCGGTCACGTCGGCGAGCACCGTGGCGAGCTCGGCCTGTTCCTCCTCGAGACCTGCTTCGGTCGCCTCGAGCGCGGCTGCGCTGAGGTCACTGAGAACCAGATCGGTCGGGGCCTGCCCAGCAAGATGGTGCGAGATCGCCGAACCGAGGGTGCCACCCGCGCCCGTGATCGCAATGACCCGCCGTGCCCTCATACGAGCAGATACCCTCCGTCTACGGTCAACACCGCCCCGGTCACGAACGCCGACGCGTCTGACGCCAGAAACCGGTAGGCGCCCACCAGGTCGCGAGGATGGCCCCATCGTCGCTGCGCCGTGTGCTCGGTGATCGCGTCGGCGAGCCGCGGGTTGGTCTTCCACCCGTCGG of Acidimicrobiales bacterium contains these proteins:
- a CDS encoding SDR family NAD(P)-dependent oxidoreductase, with protein sequence MRARRVIAITGAGGTLGSAISHHLAGQAPTDLVLSDLSAAALEATEAGLEEEQAELATVLADVTDLAQVEHVVARAVETFGRLDVFISNAGVLNANGRIHNLATEEWERAFRVNVMGAVNAIRAAAPVMRRQQSGSIILTASVAGITAWTHAAPYCATKAAVIQLAKVAAVEYARDGIRVNCVCPGTFLSAMHGELPAEAIEATRVKHPLGLGSADDLVGVYEYLASDAARWTTGSAIVVDGGYSAP